A genomic window from bacterium includes:
- a CDS encoding DUF1015 domain-containing protein, translating to MVDIRPFFALRYTQAAPDQMGEVTSPPYDVFTPELQRAFHDRHPHNVVRLIQGEILAGEPDDEGRIGRAVEYMRSWRAGGGLAPDGTPAIYPYMQIFETPGGVRFARLSFFAAVRVELFGEGRIFPHEQTFPKPKGYLYSLWGKTGAHLGPIFSFYDDPGCTVEAALAASMRGAPIADFEDDGVRHTLWRCDDPEAIAAVQKTLAPREGFIADGHHRYETSLNLREAARKEGAPEGGEADYTLMCLANIADPGMVVLPTHRMLKKPGRDVDAALSRISETYEITEAAAPAKGEGIAVARRLEELRDESGGRSAFCLADGSGLIRYLLRKESAPAEGGEGAARAVAALDVSRLHREIIEGAFEASHDEADIGFTPDPEIALGGPGAGACRVSLLLNPTPVASVCEIARAGGRMPHKSTYFYPKLRTGLVIHSFAPPALG from the coding sequence GTGGTCGATATCCGGCCCTTTTTCGCGCTGCGCTATACACAGGCCGCTCCCGACCAGATGGGGGAGGTAACTTCTCCTCCCTACGACGTGTTCACCCCCGAGCTTCAGCGCGCTTTTCATGATCGCCACCCCCACAATGTTGTCCGGCTGATTCAGGGAGAGATACTGGCAGGGGAGCCCGATGACGAAGGGCGTATCGGGCGGGCGGTGGAATACATGCGTTCGTGGCGGGCCGGGGGAGGGCTCGCGCCGGACGGCACGCCCGCCATTTATCCCTACATGCAAATTTTCGAAACGCCGGGCGGCGTCCGCTTCGCGCGGCTTTCCTTTTTTGCGGCGGTGCGGGTAGAGCTCTTCGGGGAGGGGCGGATTTTTCCGCACGAGCAGACGTTCCCCAAGCCCAAGGGTTATCTCTATTCCCTATGGGGCAAGACCGGCGCCCATCTCGGCCCGATTTTTAGTTTTTACGACGACCCGGGTTGTACGGTGGAAGCCGCGCTCGCGGCCTCGATGCGGGGCGCGCCCATCGCCGATTTCGAGGACGACGGCGTTCGGCATACGCTTTGGCGGTGCGACGATCCGGAAGCGATCGCCGCCGTACAGAAAACGCTTGCGCCGCGCGAGGGATTTATCGCCGACGGCCACCACCGCTACGAGACTTCGTTGAACCTCCGCGAGGCCGCCCGCAAGGAGGGTGCACCCGAGGGCGGTGAGGCGGACTATACGCTGATGTGTCTGGCCAACATCGCGGACCCGGGCATGGTGGTGCTGCCGACGCACCGGATGCTGAAGAAACCGGGCCGGGATGTGGACGCGGCCCTCTCGCGCATTTCGGAAACCTACGAAATCACCGAAGCGGCGGCCCCGGCGAAGGGTGAGGGCATCGCCGTCGCGCGACGGCTCGAGGAGCTCCGCGATGAGAGTGGCGGCCGCTCGGCGTTTTGCCTGGCCGATGGCTCGGGACTGATTCGCTACCTGCTTCGAAAAGAAAGCGCGCCCGCCGAAGGGGGCGAGGGAGCGGCCCGCGCCGTAGCCGCGCTCGATGTCAGCCGGCTGCACCGGGAGATCATCGAAGGGGCCTTCGAGGCCTCACACGATGAGGCCGACATCGGCTTTACGCCAGATCCCGAGATTGCCCTCGGCGGGCCGGGGGCGGGGGCGTGCCGCGTGTCCTTGCTGCTCAATCCCACGCCCGTCGCCTCTGTGTGCGAGATCGCGCGGGCCGGCGGCCGGATGCCGCACAAGTCCACCTATTTCTATCCCAAGCTTCGGACCGGGCTCGTGATTCACAGCTTCGCGCCGCCCGCTCTCGGCTGA